The Oscillatoria sp. FACHB-1407 genomic sequence GTTCTTCGAGGTGGTTCACAATGCTCGCAAGCGAGGTAAAGCCCTACTCTCCACACTCTTGGAGATCCTATTACCGATCTCCCCGAAACAGCTATAGAGCCAGGGTTAAATGCAGTATGTTAAAAACCAACGTACTAACACCCTAAATCTCAACATTAGCCTCAGCCCTCTTTCAGAAGTGAGAACCCCTTCTCCATCAATGGTTGAGATAGACGAAGCCATAGGACAGAGGGAGCAGAACAGGAGGATGACGGGTACATCTAACGGTTAGGGGAGTGGCGGTTAAAACCGCAGACTTCGGCGTGAGCTCAGTCGAACGCCACCAGAACAAAACCTGCCTACGCCGGTTCAAACCCTTAGCCCGCGTCGGCGGACTTTGCTCCAATCGCCGCGAATTCATTCGCCGGGTTCAGTCCTCCAATTACTGGGTACACCCAAGGATGACGGCCTCGACAGTTGCTATATCCCCTATCTACTCTTCTACCTGCCGACCTTTTGCCTAACCCTCTTCAGGGGGCTTTGGCGATTTGGGGAAACCTGTATTTTCCTCAGTGGCTCGCTTTTCTCGAATGGTTTTGGCACGTTGCATCAAGTCCTGGAAATACCCTGTTTCTGTGATTTCAGACACCTGTTTGGCACGTTTTTCCTGGTCGATCTCAATCTTGGGTTTGAGGACGACTTTCACCTGGTCACGCACCTGCTCATAGATTGCCTGCGTGTAGCCACCTTTGTTTGCCCGATCGACGACGATGACACCCACAGCACTAATAACCAGGGCGATCGCCGGAGGCACAAGGGGCACCCATCCACTGTTGAGGAAGATGAGATAACAAATTCCGTATAACACCCCCAGCGCAGCTATTTCAGAACCCACCAGGACGAGGGTTTTGCGAGTAGACCACGCCACCACGCCACCGACCACAGCCCAGCCCAAGATCCACACCATCTCAACGCCTTCTGCCCAGTACCAGATCAAGGGACGCTGATCGAGCACTGCACTCAAAATCTGACTGGTGGCATGGGCATGAATAACCACTCCTGGCATAAATGTCTCGCGCTCTGCCGCATCTCCGCCCAGTGGAGTGAAGAACAAATCTTTGACGGTTTGGGAGGTGTAGCCGATTAAGACGACGCGATCGCGCACCCAGTTGGGATCGATCCGGTTCTCTAACACATCGGTCAACGTGACTTGCCGAATCGATTCCAGTCCGCCGTAGTTCAACAAAATCTGATAATCGACCACGTCTTCATTGTGATATCCCCCGGCATTCGGTGAGAGGCGATGAAAAATCGTGGAGCCGATCTGGATATCTCCGCTCTCTGCTTCTGTGGCAGTAATTCCTTCTCGCTCCAAATACATCAGGGACAGGAGCAAACTTAAGGAGAGGGGTTGGCTGTTGGGATCACTACACAGACTGGGTTTGACAATCGGTTGGTCTGAAATGTCAGGCGTTGACACTAGGGTGTTGCGCCGAATTACGCCTAACCGATCCTGGGGTAAATCTGCAAAACCAATGCGATCGTCGGGAACTCCCGGAGGAGGAGCTAAGCCAGGTTCCTCTTTAGAACTCAAAACGCAGGTAGCGGCAATCAGATCGCTCTCTTCCAAAATTTGCAACAGTGCATCCCGATTGTTGCCCTGGGGTACATCTCTGGCAATGTCGATACCAATCGCACGGGGTTGATTCTCCAGAAGACGTTCTAACAGTTGTGCCAGGGTACCATCTTCGATGGGAAACTCGTTGCGCGTTTGGATATCAGTCTCACTGATGCCAACAACCAGCAATCGATTTTCAAAGTCATTGGTCTGACGCAGTTGCATGAGAGTGTCGTAGGCACTGAGTTCTGCGCCTTCCAGTGCCCCCAGTTGCCGCAGAAGTAGCACCGCCCCAGTGACCACCGCACTGGTGAGCAAGACGGTGCCACCCAGGGCTTTTAGAAGTGATTGCCGACGATTGCGGTTCGTGAAAAACCGAAAATGTTGCACCATTTTCACTGTTAAGGTTGGTTCTGCTTATGCTCCATTGTTCCATTGGAATCGTCTAGAGCAAATGCCTAATTCTTAATTTTCTCTGCCAAGGGAGCATTATAGGGAGGTAACAAGCATCACTTTTTTGGCACAAGATTTTTTTGCAGCTATCCTAAAAGCATCTCAAGATTGATCTTTACCGCTAGTTTTCAACAGATTTAGCATCTTTATTGAGGATAGTGTGATGGTTGACTCGGTTTCTGCTGCTTCGTCAGCGATCGCACAGGATGCTTCGGCGATTGCTCTCAATCAGTTTATCCCTCAACCCGTGATTTTAGCGGGTGCTCCAAACGGCAATCCCCCTGACTCACCCGACCAACGCATTGACCCCAACACTCGCACCTCCCCCTATGCAGGGGTTGGCAGCATCGGAGTGTCTCTTCCGGGTACAGGAGACTTTTTGGGATCAGGCACCCCGATTAGCCGTCGCCACATCCTCACGGCAGCGCATTTACTTGATTTTGATGATGACGGATTAAATGACGTATTGCCCGAAAATGTCATTTTTAACCTCAACTTTGGGCGCATTCTCTCTGACCGAATTGCGGCTGAGTCATTGCAAATCTTTCCGGGTTACCAGGGCTTTGATGACACCGTCAGCAATGACCTTGCCATCATTACCCTCAGCCGTGATTTGCCCGCAGGAGTGCCGATTTATGATCTCAATCGCCAACCCCTTACCACAGGCACCACTCTAACACTCGTGGGCTATGGCACCACAGGCGATGGCATCTCTGGAAATATTCCCGGCACAGCCAGCTTTGACCAGAAACGGGTGGGACAAAATCAGGTCGATCTGACGCTGGAAGGGGCTTTTATCTACGACTTTGACGGTCCCAATGCTTTCAGCAACTTGTTTGCTGGGGTCGGCTCCGGGTTGACGTTGGGTAACACGATTGAGACGTCTGTGGGTCCTGGTGATTCTGGGGGGCCCAGCTTTATTCAACAGGGCGATCGCCTCTTGCTAGCGGGCGTCAACACCTTTGCCTTTGCCTTTCCTGAAGGCTTTGGCTTACCGGGAACCATTCAGGGAACGTTTGGCACGGGGGGCGGCGGCGTCATTGTGTCAGAGCCAGACAAACTCGCCTGGATTGACAGCATTCTTGCAACCTTGCCTCCCACCGGAAGCCTGTCGGGAAGTGTCTGGCAGGATGCTAACGGGGATGGCGATCGCGACTCTGACGAAACTGGACTTGCGGGTTGGACACTCTATCTTGATCTAAACCAGGATGGGCAGTTCAATACTACCGAACCGACTAGCCTGAGCAACTCCGACGGAGCCTACCAATTCACAGGATTAGCCGCAGGCAGCTACACAATTGCTGCGCTGATTCAGCCAGGGTGGGAGCAGACCTTCCCCACGGGCAGCCCTAACACCTACCAGATACAACTCGGCAACAACGCCACCATCGGCAATCTTAATTTCGGCATCCGCCAACTCAGTACACCAACTCCCACCCCGACGCCGACTCCTACCCCGACGCCGACTCCCACACCCACACCCGAACCCACACCGACTCCTGCCCCAATCACAGGCACCGACGGCAATGATGATCTGGTGGGAACCGCCGCTGCCGACGTCATCAACGGGGGGGGTGGGCGCGATCGCATCCTGGGAGCAGATGGCAACGACCAACTCAATGGCGAACTTGGCAATGACTCCCTGTTTGGTGGCGCAGGGACAGACACCCTGAATGGCGGCAGCGGCAATGATGTCCTGGTCGGTGACAGTGGCAGAGACGCCCTCACCGGAGGAACCGGGCGCGATCGCTTTGTTTACCTCACCGCTCAAGATCGGGTCGATCGCATCACCGACTTTGACAGCAGGCAGGATCTAATCGATTTGAGAGGCATATTCGCTCAACCGGGTTTTGATAGCTCTGAGGCGATCGCTGATTACATTCGCCTGACCCAAATCGGTGCTCATACGGTTGTCAGCGTTGACTTTAATGGTGACATCGGCGGCATCCGCTTCAACCGATTGGCAGTTCTGGAAAATGTTGTCACCACTACGGTGAGCAACAGCAATTTCTGGGTCTAGACAAAAGAATGAGCAACGATGACAATCGCTCAAATACTGATTCTGGGTGAGCTTTCCGACTCGCCTCCGCCCTATCGCGTGTGGCTACGGCTATATTTCGATCGGACAAGCCTAACGTCCCAAATCATGGAGAGCATGAATCGCATCAACACACGCTTGCGTCACAGCCTCCAGGTCTTCACGCTGCGTTGAGCGCGGTGGGGCGATGACCTGACCCACCCGAACCGTTACTGGCACAGGACGAGGGAGCAATCGTCCTTTGGCGATAATCCGGTGCGTCCCCCACAGGCTTACAGGAAGTAGAGGAACCTGAGCCTTTGCCGCCACCATTGCCGCCCCCAATTTGGCAGAGGGAATGCGTCCATCGGGGGTACGAGTGCCCGACAGGAAAATGCCGACTGCCCATCCTGCCTCTAATTGCGTCAGGGCTGCACGAATGGCACTGCGATCGGCTGAACCGCGTTTGACCGGATAGGCTCCATAAAGGCGAATTGCCTGCCCCAGACCTGGCACTCGAAACAACTCCTCTTTTGCCATGTAGGACACCGGGCGGCGCATACAGCAGGACAAAATCGGTGGATCGAAGTCGCTGGCATGATTGGCAACCACAATCAGCGGTCCCTGTTGAGGAATGTGTTCTAGACCGTGCGATCGCCCCCGAAAGTAACCCCGCAGCATCGGCGCAACCACCAGCCACTTGAACAAGTGATAGAGTTGCAAACTGACCCAAGGTTCGCGATGGTTACCCATAGCGGTTTCCTATGATTGCTCCAGGGCATCTAACGCAGCAAGGCTATTAACGTTGGTCAGTGCCAAACCGGAGCAGGTGCGCTTAATTAAGCCCGTCAATACATTCCCCGGACCCACTTCAACCACTCGTTCAACACCGTCGTCTGCTAATTGCAGCGAAATCTCCCGCCACCGGACAGAACCAGTCATCTGACGAGTCAACCGCTCCTTGAGGGTGGCTGCATCCGTTGCCGGAATCGGTTCAACGTTAGAGAGGACGGGAACTTGAGCATCGGAGAAGGCAACGGGTTCTAACACAGCTTGAAACTCTGCTGCCGCCGATGCCATCAATGGGGAATGAAACGCCCCACTAACATTCAGCTTAACGGCTCGCTTGGCTTTGACCTGGGATAACACAGCGTCTACGCCTTCAGCAGTGCCTGAAATGACGACTTGCCCTGGGTTGTTGTCGTTCGCTAAAACGACATCCGAGGTTTCTTGAATCTTTTGCTCTAACTCGGTGCGATCGAACCCCATCAACGCTGCCATCACGCCTTCAGAAGCCCCATCCATCAGTTCAGCGCGGCGTTTGACCAGACGCAACCCGGTTTCAAAATCAAAAACACCCGCCGCATACAGCGCAACGTATTCTCCCAGGCTATGTCCCGCGACCAAGTTGGGCGTGTGTCCCTGCGATCGCAACGCATCTACTAACAGAGTCTCAACCGTGTAGAGACAGGGCTGAGTATAGAGCGTCTTGGACACCTTATCATCTTCGCTCTGGCAGACCTCAGCGACCGACCAGCCTAAAATCTCCTCCGCCTGCGCTAATTTGGCTTGAGCCTCAGGCAGCACAAACATATCGGCACCCATGCCAATCGCCTGAGAGCCTTGTCCCGGAAACACCCACGCTGTTTTAGTCATCTCGAACCTATCCTTATCTGCCCCATTGAAAGATTGCTGCACCCCATGTCAGCCCCGCACCAAAACCCGCACTGGCAATCACATCGCCAGGCTGAATTTTGCCCTGACGGACTGCCTCATCCAATGCCAGTGGAATGGAAGCTGCCGAGGTATTGCCATGATCTGCCATATTGCTTAATACCTTATGGCTGGGGATGGAAAGACGCTGGGCAACCGCATCGAGAATGCGCTGATTTGCCTGATGCAACAACAACCAATCGACCTGATTCACCGTGAGATTTGCCCGAAACAGGGCTTTCTCAATCACTTCAGGGACACGCTTGACCGCAAAGCGGTACACTTCCTGACCATTCATCGTGATCGGGTGAAACGTCCCCTGACCAATCGTGACGGTATCCGTCAACGCTTTAGGCTCTGGCTGATATGCCAGGTTGAGCAACTCATTTTGACTGCCATCACTGCGTAGCTCAAACCCTAACAGGCGATCGCTTGTATGAGCCTGGAGCACGACTGCCCCTGCCCCATCGCCAAACAACACACAGGTGCGGCGATCGCTCCAATCCACCCAGCGCGACAGAATGTCTGCTCCAATCAACAGGACTGTGCTGTAAGCCCCAGTGCGAATAAACTGAGAGGCAGTCACCAGCCCAAAGACGAAGCCAGAACAAGCGGCTGTCAAATCAAAAGCGACTGCCGACGAGGCTCCTAACGATGCCTGAATTTGACTAGCCGTGCCAAACAGGTCATCTGGCGTTGAGGTCGCCAAAATAATCAGATCAACATCCAGGGGAGTGATACCCGCCATCTCCAACGCCTGTTGCGCTGCCGTCGCGGCGATCGCTCTCAGGGGAGTCTGTGGGTCAGCCAATCGTCGCCGCAGAATACCCGTACGAGACGAAATCCACTCATCCGATGTCTCTACAACCTGGCTTAAGCCCTCATTGTCTAAAGCAGTAGAGGGTACAGCAGAGCCACAGCCAGTGATGGCGACCCCCAGTCCTAATTGTTGTTGCGGCATCTAATCACCACTCTCTGTCGTCGCTGTCGTCACATTGTCATACTGAGTTCGGATGCGTTCCAGGACTCGATGATCTACGGCTTCCTTAGCAAAGCGAACCGCATTAAAGATCGACGGTGCCTGTGAACTGCCATGACTAATGATGCAGATGCCTGCCACTCCCAGCAGCAACCCTCCACCGTGCTCAGCATGGTCAATGCGCTGTTTAATCCGACGGAGATTAGGCTTTAGAAAAGCTGTCCCAATTCTGCCACGCAAGCCTTGAGGCAACTCTTCCCGCAAGATTTGCAGCAAGACTTCACCCATCGCTTCGGCAAACTTGAGTAACACATTTCCAACGAAGCCATCACAGACAACCACATCAAAGTGACCTGTTAGCACATCCCGTCCTTCCGCATTACCCACAAAGGTAATTTGCGAATTGCTTTGCAACAATTCATAAGTTCGCAGGGCTAAATCATTGCCCTTGGATGGCTCCTCACCGATATTGAGCAACCCGACCTTTGGCTCGTCAATTTCCAAAACGTATTTGGAATAGACCGTGCCCATAACCGCAAACTGTTCTAAAAACTTTGGACGACAATCGACATTGGCTCCGACGTCCAAAACTAGAACAGGCT encodes the following:
- the fabD gene encoding ACP S-malonyltransferase, whose protein sequence is MTKTAWVFPGQGSQAIGMGADMFVLPEAQAKLAQAEEILGWSVAEVCQSEDDKVSKTLYTQPCLYTVETLLVDALRSQGHTPNLVAGHSLGEYVALYAAGVFDFETGLRLVKRRAELMDGASEGVMAALMGFDRTELEQKIQETSDVVLANDNNPGQVVISGTAEGVDAVLSQVKAKRAVKLNVSGAFHSPLMASAAAEFQAVLEPVAFSDAQVPVLSNVEPIPATDAATLKERLTRQMTGSVRWREISLQLADDGVERVVEVGPGNVLTGLIKRTCSGLALTNVNSLAALDALEQS
- a CDS encoding lysophospholipid acyltransferase family protein, with translation MGNHREPWVSLQLYHLFKWLVVAPMLRGYFRGRSHGLEHIPQQGPLIVVANHASDFDPPILSCCMRRPVSYMAKEELFRVPGLGQAIRLYGAYPVKRGSADRSAIRAALTQLEAGWAVGIFLSGTRTPDGRIPSAKLGAAMVAAKAQVPLLPVSLWGTHRIIAKGRLLPRPVPVTVRVGQVIAPPRSTQREDLEAVTQACVDAIHALHDLGR
- a CDS encoding CHASE2 domain-containing protein gives rise to the protein MVQHFRFFTNRNRRQSLLKALGGTVLLTSAVVTGAVLLLRQLGALEGAELSAYDTLMQLRQTNDFENRLLVVGISETDIQTRNEFPIEDGTLAQLLERLLENQPRAIGIDIARDVPQGNNRDALLQILEESDLIAATCVLSSKEEPGLAPPPGVPDDRIGFADLPQDRLGVIRRNTLVSTPDISDQPIVKPSLCSDPNSQPLSLSLLLSLMYLEREGITATEAESGDIQIGSTIFHRLSPNAGGYHNEDVVDYQILLNYGGLESIRQVTLTDVLENRIDPNWVRDRVVLIGYTSQTVKDLFFTPLGGDAAERETFMPGVVIHAHATSQILSAVLDQRPLIWYWAEGVEMVWILGWAVVGGVVAWSTRKTLVLVGSEIAALGVLYGICYLIFLNSGWVPLVPPAIALVISAVGVIVVDRANKGGYTQAIYEQVRDQVKVVLKPKIEIDQEKRAKQVSEITETGYFQDLMQRAKTIREKRATEENTGFPKSPKPPEEG
- the plsX gene encoding phosphate acyltransferase PlsX is translated as MGSTRARIAVDAMGGDYAPTEIVAGALRAQQELGVEVLLVGDPQQIEACMKHHNPSIQMEIVPSEGVVEMHEEPLGALRRKPKASINVAMDLVKQNRADAVVSAGHSGAAMASALLRLGRLPGIDRPAIGTVLPTMIAGKPVLVLDVGANVDCRPKFLEQFAVMGTVYSKYVLEIDEPKVGLLNIGEEPSKGNDLALRTYELLQSNSQITFVGNAEGRDVLTGHFDVVVCDGFVGNVLLKFAEAMGEVLLQILREELPQGLRGRIGTAFLKPNLRRIKQRIDHAEHGGGLLLGVAGICIISHGSSQAPSIFNAVRFAKEAVDHRVLERIRTQYDNVTTATTESGD
- a CDS encoding beta-ketoacyl-ACP synthase III: MPQQQLGLGVAITGCGSAVPSTALDNEGLSQVVETSDEWISSRTGILRRRLADPQTPLRAIAATAAQQALEMAGITPLDVDLIILATSTPDDLFGTASQIQASLGASSAVAFDLTAACSGFVFGLVTASQFIRTGAYSTVLLIGADILSRWVDWSDRRTCVLFGDGAGAVVLQAHTSDRLLGFELRSDGSQNELLNLAYQPEPKALTDTVTIGQGTFHPITMNGQEVYRFAVKRVPEVIEKALFRANLTVNQVDWLLLHQANQRILDAVAQRLSIPSHKVLSNMADHGNTSAASIPLALDEAVRQGKIQPGDVIASAGFGAGLTWGAAIFQWGR
- a CDS encoding SdrD B-like domain-containing protein translates to MVDSVSAASSAIAQDASAIALNQFIPQPVILAGAPNGNPPDSPDQRIDPNTRTSPYAGVGSIGVSLPGTGDFLGSGTPISRRHILTAAHLLDFDDDGLNDVLPENVIFNLNFGRILSDRIAAESLQIFPGYQGFDDTVSNDLAIITLSRDLPAGVPIYDLNRQPLTTGTTLTLVGYGTTGDGISGNIPGTASFDQKRVGQNQVDLTLEGAFIYDFDGPNAFSNLFAGVGSGLTLGNTIETSVGPGDSGGPSFIQQGDRLLLAGVNTFAFAFPEGFGLPGTIQGTFGTGGGGVIVSEPDKLAWIDSILATLPPTGSLSGSVWQDANGDGDRDSDETGLAGWTLYLDLNQDGQFNTTEPTSLSNSDGAYQFTGLAAGSYTIAALIQPGWEQTFPTGSPNTYQIQLGNNATIGNLNFGIRQLSTPTPTPTPTPTPTPTPTPTPEPTPTPAPITGTDGNDDLVGTAAADVINGGGGRDRILGADGNDQLNGELGNDSLFGGAGTDTLNGGSGNDVLVGDSGRDALTGGTGRDRFVYLTAQDRVDRITDFDSRQDLIDLRGIFAQPGFDSSEAIADYIRLTQIGAHTVVSVDFNGDIGGIRFNRLAVLENVVTTTVSNSNFWV